A genome region from Maridesulfovibrio salexigens DSM 2638 includes the following:
- a CDS encoding HlyD family efflux transporter periplasmic adaptor subunit, translating into MMSGDTPLPILRPDLDIIPGPKAHDGSPTTVVYDPLARSYNRFSWFEFAVIRLLGQPRTLDEVVDLLKQETTMDPTAEEILSVCQELVREGLTINTLIQQPDQLEKEVKARTPHWFKWLLHHYLYFRIPLLRPDSFLRKTINYVRPLASNAAFTLYFICGIMGLILVSMRHEQFFHTFQYFFNFKGLLYYGTAITFVKIVHEFSHAYTAKAHGLRVPVMGVAFIVLWPVAYCDVTDAWRIPKQRKRLPVAAAGIIAELVIAGFCLVGWAFTQPGLLNSLFFVVSTASLISTLLVNLNPAMSFDGYYIFMDVSGIDNLRSRAFNYLRYLFRTFCLGMSLTAPEKPIGWRKFLYVTYSIYSWAYRFFLYIGIAVLVYYKFTKLLGIFLFLVEVWWFIALPIVKEITSVIKMRKMLTFNARLVTSLLLLVSLAAWLVWPRSHTYYFPAVVEARNMQQIYAPFSGVVTEIKGSRGKKVRAGDEILSIASVPLRAEISELSLQEKILDKEAQLLFIQHNFSAIPEKEEEKHQVASRLQGIKKRQEFYNISAQVSGVITEWDRNLKAGQHVRQNQVFGRIVNPEDFYFAAYIPEDKVDLLSEEGTVLFYPETGAEAVSGTIIKIGKSKTDSTRHIALTSLASGDIPATRDSYGNISLLEARYVVEISPDSPMGLPLGKSGKMRMQMVPRSYLIDMWHKVYRTLVRESNF; encoded by the coding sequence ATGATGTCAGGGGATACTCCCCTTCCGATTCTACGTCCGGATCTCGATATTATTCCGGGCCCGAAAGCCCATGACGGTTCACCCACAACGGTTGTTTATGATCCTCTTGCAAGGTCATACAACCGTTTTTCGTGGTTTGAGTTTGCAGTAATCAGGTTGCTGGGGCAGCCGCGAACTCTGGATGAAGTGGTTGATTTACTGAAGCAGGAAACAACCATGGACCCTACAGCTGAAGAAATTCTGAGCGTCTGTCAGGAATTGGTCAGGGAAGGACTGACCATAAATACTCTCATCCAGCAACCCGATCAGCTTGAGAAAGAAGTGAAAGCCAGAACTCCGCACTGGTTCAAATGGCTCTTGCATCACTATCTGTATTTCCGCATCCCTCTTTTGCGGCCTGACTCATTTCTAAGAAAAACAATCAATTACGTGCGTCCGTTGGCCTCCAATGCGGCTTTTACCTTATATTTCATATGCGGAATTATGGGGCTGATTCTGGTAAGTATGCGACATGAACAATTCTTCCATACCTTCCAGTATTTTTTCAATTTCAAAGGATTGCTTTATTACGGCACGGCCATAACGTTCGTAAAAATCGTTCATGAATTTTCACATGCCTACACTGCCAAGGCGCACGGCTTAAGAGTCCCGGTCATGGGGGTGGCTTTCATTGTGCTCTGGCCAGTGGCTTATTGTGACGTAACCGATGCATGGCGTATTCCCAAACAGCGAAAGCGACTTCCGGTTGCCGCTGCCGGGATAATCGCAGAATTGGTTATAGCTGGTTTCTGCCTCGTAGGCTGGGCTTTCACTCAACCGGGATTGTTGAATAGTCTGTTTTTCGTAGTATCCACGGCATCGCTCATTTCCACGCTGTTGGTGAACCTGAACCCGGCTATGAGTTTTGACGGTTACTACATCTTCATGGATGTGTCCGGCATCGACAACCTGCGTTCAAGGGCTTTCAATTACCTAAGATATTTATTTAGAACTTTCTGCCTAGGGATGAGCCTTACCGCTCCAGAAAAGCCCATAGGTTGGCGCAAATTTCTTTATGTCACATATTCCATATACTCATGGGCTTATCGCTTTTTTCTGTATATTGGTATCGCCGTGTTGGTTTATTACAAATTTACCAAACTGCTGGGGATCTTTTTGTTTCTGGTAGAAGTGTGGTGGTTTATCGCTCTGCCCATCGTCAAGGAGATTACGTCCGTGATAAAAATGCGCAAAATGCTTACATTCAATGCCAGATTGGTGACCTCGTTGTTACTGCTCGTTTCGTTGGCGGCATGGCTTGTCTGGCCCCGTTCGCATACTTACTATTTCCCTGCTGTGGTTGAAGCACGAAATATGCAACAAATTTACGCTCCTTTTTCTGGGGTAGTAACTGAAATAAAGGGCAGCCGGGGGAAGAAAGTCAGAGCAGGTGATGAAATATTGAGCATAGCGTCTGTTCCCCTGCGGGCCGAGATAAGCGAGCTCTCTCTGCAAGAGAAGATTCTGGATAAAGAAGCACAACTTCTGTTCATCCAGCACAATTTTTCCGCTATTCCTGAGAAGGAGGAAGAAAAGCATCAAGTCGCTTCCAGATTGCAGGGAATAAAAAAGAGGCAGGAATTCTATAATATTTCCGCACAGGTTTCAGGGGTAATTACTGAATGGGATCGCAATCTGAAAGCAGGACAGCACGTTCGTCAGAATCAGGTTTTTGGCCGCATTGTTAATCCTGAAGATTTCTATTTCGCAGCTTATATTCCAGAAGACAAAGTAGACCTTTTATCTGAAGAAGGGACAGTTTTATTTTACCCGGAAACCGGAGCTGAAGCCGTTTCGGGCACCATTATTAAGATTGGAAAGAGCAAAACCGACTCGACACGTCATATCGCTCTAACTTCACTTGCTTCAGGAGATATTCCGGCAACCCGGGATAGCTATGGCAACATTTCCTTACTAGAAGCCCGGTACGTGGTTGAAATCAGTCCAGATAGCCCAATGGGATTACCGTTGGGAAAAAGTGGTAAAATGCGTATGCAGATGGTCCCTAGATCCTATCTGATTGATATGTGGCATAAGGTTTACCGGACTTTGGTGAGAGAGAGTAATTTTTAA
- a CDS encoding efflux RND transporter periplasmic adaptor subunit — protein MKKLLPAIVLLALQVLIVPCALAYNSTLPTFPDFSEQGTDNEPDLHKTMQGTFKVVFSPRKEVILSAEVDSTVSLVAKEFGQSFKKGQVLIKLNPEMFVWRQDKAKALHKKAAETFKVIENLYKDKSRSIIDLEEARADLTISKANMRIASKEVGFCTIKAPYSGRVERLLVDEREWVEAGTPLIKIVSDSVLLARTLVPWNELKSFPIGKQVDIELTSGETVKGKVSHVGAVMDSASQTFEVKIEVPNSKRKLKCGMTGHIPTPIAKVAER, from the coding sequence ACTGCTCCCAGCCATAGTATTGCTCGCATTGCAAGTTCTGATTGTCCCTTGTGCTCTTGCTTATAATTCCACCTTGCCTACTTTCCCTGACTTTTCGGAACAGGGAACCGATAATGAGCCAGATCTCCATAAAACTATGCAGGGCACATTTAAGGTGGTTTTTTCCCCGCGCAAAGAAGTCATTCTTTCTGCGGAGGTGGATTCCACAGTCAGCCTCGTTGCAAAGGAGTTCGGGCAATCCTTCAAAAAGGGGCAGGTACTGATCAAACTGAACCCGGAAATGTTTGTCTGGCGACAGGATAAGGCCAAAGCCCTCCACAAAAAGGCTGCAGAAACCTTCAAGGTTATCGAAAATCTGTACAAAGACAAATCCCGTTCCATCATTGATTTGGAAGAAGCCCGTGCAGATTTGACCATTTCCAAAGCTAATATGCGTATTGCCAGTAAGGAAGTAGGGTTTTGCACCATCAAGGCTCCTTATTCCGGCCGGGTTGAAAGGCTGCTGGTGGATGAACGGGAATGGGTGGAAGCAGGCACTCCGCTGATTAAAATTGTTAGCGATTCGGTGTTGCTGGCCCGCACATTGGTGCCGTGGAATGAGCTAAAGTCCTTTCCCATTGGGAAACAGGTAGATATTGAGCTGACTAGCGGTGAGACAGTGAAAGGGAAAGTCTCCCACGTAGGCGCGGTTATGGACTCCGCCAGTCAGACCTTTGAAGTGAAGATCGAAGTGCCCAACTCAAAACGAAAACTCAAATGCGGCATGACCGGCCATATTCCTACGCCCATAGCCAAGGTTGCTGAGCGATGA
- a CDS encoding helix-turn-helix domain-containing protein — protein MKRTASQQLIDRLSRYHKEYRRQLTKQIGQRLKQARTEKKISIAELSRRTSLGTDTLTSYESGMLDSISCSSLYMLASEINVDLSWLISGNNTFSFMHYMNQGYNIAGLKTEIENALNDVELPNSSKKRLSNFLEQLHTSKTPDTIKPFDNPAELVENKDNTASIDNHSELVFAIQDQFHKFSLSLQTILDCLKIAESSGYLPPLPAQWWCSAISRHGQEINIKTNQSEE, from the coding sequence ATGAAACGAACAGCATCACAGCAGTTAATTGATCGTCTTTCAAGGTATCACAAAGAATATCGTAGGCAACTTACCAAACAAATCGGTCAAAGGCTGAAGCAGGCAAGGACTGAGAAGAAAATCAGTATCGCAGAACTTTCAAGACGGACCTCATTAGGGACAGATACATTGACTAGTTATGAAAGTGGTATGCTGGACAGCATCAGCTGTAGCTCCCTATATATGCTGGCATCCGAAATTAATGTAGACCTGAGTTGGTTAATTTCAGGAAATAACACATTCAGCTTCATGCATTACATGAATCAGGGCTACAATATAGCCGGACTTAAAACAGAGATCGAAAACGCTCTCAACGATGTCGAGTTACCAAATAGTTCAAAAAAACGACTTTCAAATTTTCTAGAACAACTGCACACGTCAAAAACACCAGACACTATTAAACCATTCGACAACCCTGCTGAACTAGTTGAAAATAAAGACAATACAGCATCAATTGACAATCATTCAGAACTTGTATTCGCAATTCAGGACCAGTTTCATAAATTTTCACTGAGCTTGCAGACTATACTTGATTGCCTTAAAATTGCTGAATCAAGCGGTTACCTCCCGCCCCTGCCAGCCCAATGGTGGTGTTCGGCAATCAGTAGGCATGGACAAGAAATCAACATAAAAACCAACCAGTCAGAGGAGTAA
- a CDS encoding DNA topoisomerase produces the protein MRLFIAEKRDVALAISQALGGPDRPTGAAFQVNGDRITWLWGHVLRLTDPEEHDERYKLWDLNTLPMKWPVTYAPESKHVDHLKKIIELAHQADELVNAGDPDPEGQRLVDEVIEFAGLLEKPTKRLLINDNNGSAILKALKNMENNSKYHGLSMSALARAVCDQRYGYNLTRCYSTLAQKKGYQGVLSVGRVQTPILGLVVARDRAHEGHEKQAYHTVKAQIDMPSQLVEAEYIPADDAPVDEKGRIADAVFGKKIANEVQGQPATVLSVQTSERKNDPPLPYNLLALQADAAGLWNYKPKKVLEITQRLRDQHKAITYNRSDCRYLNDERHAEAPELLQALTPAFGDMAEYAAPNLKSKAFNSKKVTAHHAIIPTMNVPELGKLNEDERRIYTLIVKLYIAQFYLPAEFVATKVELKIAGHKFKAEGRLNSSPGWRLLDEQYLKDYEKAEKQPELHKLQQNDSGTVESAESVKSFTKPPARYTMKSLLKDLTSVAKYVTDPEIKKLFMDKDSDKQDESGGIGTPATRDSHIETLFRRGFVAEKSKKVISTELGREFHDALPEFAVKPDMTALWHEKQKQIEAGELNYLQLIEEVDGSVAQEIARVKREGINIKSSAVQCPKCKTGFLKPRKGPKGKFWGCSAYPDCNATFPNKAGKPDLKAKPAKKLAASKEHKCPDCGKGLIRRPAKRKGLFWWSCSGFPECKFRCFDEKGKPKLES, from the coding sequence ATGCGTCTATTCATCGCTGAAAAACGAGATGTGGCCTTAGCCATATCGCAAGCTCTGGGCGGCCCAGATAGGCCGACCGGAGCAGCCTTTCAAGTAAACGGCGATCGTATCACCTGGCTCTGGGGTCATGTGCTGCGACTGACTGATCCGGAAGAACACGACGAACGTTACAAGCTCTGGGATCTGAATACCCTGCCTATGAAGTGGCCGGTTACCTATGCCCCGGAAAGTAAGCACGTCGACCATCTCAAAAAAATCATCGAGCTGGCTCATCAGGCCGACGAGCTGGTCAATGCCGGCGACCCGGACCCGGAAGGTCAGCGTCTGGTCGATGAAGTTATCGAGTTTGCTGGTCTACTGGAAAAACCGACCAAAAGATTGCTGATCAACGACAACAACGGCTCCGCAATTCTCAAAGCCCTTAAGAACATGGAGAACAACAGCAAATACCATGGGCTGTCCATGTCCGCGCTGGCTCGTGCTGTTTGTGATCAGCGGTATGGTTACAACCTGACTCGTTGCTATTCCACGCTGGCCCAGAAAAAAGGCTATCAGGGTGTGCTCTCGGTTGGCCGGGTCCAGACCCCCATCCTTGGTTTGGTGGTGGCTCGTGACCGCGCCCATGAAGGACATGAAAAACAGGCTTATCATACAGTAAAAGCACAGATTGATATGCCTAGTCAGTTGGTTGAGGCCGAATATATTCCCGCCGATGATGCACCGGTGGATGAGAAAGGCAGGATCGCGGATGCGGTATTTGGCAAAAAGATTGCCAACGAAGTCCAAGGTCAGCCGGCCACGGTTCTTTCCGTGCAGACTTCCGAGCGCAAGAATGATCCTCCCCTGCCCTACAACCTGCTTGCTTTGCAGGCCGATGCTGCCGGACTCTGGAACTACAAGCCGAAAAAGGTGCTGGAGATTACCCAGCGGCTGCGCGACCAGCACAAGGCGATCACATACAACCGCAGCGATTGCCGTTACCTCAATGACGAGCGGCACGCAGAAGCACCGGAGCTGTTGCAGGCTCTGACTCCGGCTTTTGGAGACATGGCCGAATACGCTGCTCCGAACCTGAAGTCTAAGGCTTTCAATTCCAAGAAAGTCACTGCGCACCATGCCATAATTCCGACCATGAATGTGCCAGAGCTGGGCAAGCTGAACGAAGACGAACGACGCATTTATACGCTGATCGTGAAGCTCTATATTGCTCAGTTTTATCTTCCGGCAGAATTTGTGGCCACAAAAGTGGAACTGAAAATAGCCGGCCACAAATTCAAGGCTGAAGGCAGGCTGAACAGTTCACCGGGCTGGCGGCTGCTGGATGAGCAATATCTCAAAGATTACGAAAAAGCCGAGAAGCAGCCGGAGCTGCACAAGCTCCAGCAGAATGATTCCGGCACCGTTGAATCCGCCGAATCAGTGAAGTCTTTCACCAAGCCCCCGGCACGCTACACCATGAAAAGTCTGCTCAAGGATCTCACCTCGGTCGCAAAGTATGTGACCGACCCTGAAATCAAAAAGCTGTTTATGGACAAGGATAGCGACAAGCAAGACGAATCCGGCGGAATCGGGACTCCGGCCACACGCGACTCCCACATTGAAACGCTCTTCAGGCGCGGCTTTGTGGCGGAAAAAAGCAAGAAGGTCATCAGCACCGAGCTGGGCCGGGAATTCCATGATGCCCTACCGGAATTTGCAGTAAAACCGGACATGACCGCTCTCTGGCACGAGAAGCAAAAGCAAATCGAAGCCGGCGAACTGAATTACCTCCAGCTCATCGAGGAGGTGGACGGTTCCGTTGCTCAGGAGATCGCGCGCGTCAAACGTGAAGGCATAAATATCAAGAGCAGCGCCGTTCAATGCCCCAAATGCAAAACCGGATTCCTGAAGCCCCGCAAAGGACCGAAAGGTAAATTCTGGGGCTGCTCCGCATATCCCGATTGCAACGCAACCTTTCCCAACAAAGCCGGTAAGCCGGATCTCAAGGCCAAGCCTGCCAAGAAGCTTGCAGCATCCAAAGAACATAAATGCCCGGATTGCGGCAAAGGTCTGATCCGCAGGCCAGCCAAGCGCAAGGGCTTGTTCTGGTGGAGTTGCAGCGGTTTTCCTGAATGCAAATTCCGCTGCTTTGATGAGAAAGGAAAACCTAAACTTGAAAGCTAA
- a CDS encoding zincin-like metallopeptidase domain-containing protein: protein MAKAKTPYYQRFAEEIIDKLEKGTAPWQRPWKAGEFQPAFNPVSGAVYRGINQVMLSSDGLNDPRFMSYKQAESKGWQVRKGSKSQTIVFWQMSQVSVEKDEDGKPERDEDGNVKAERIQLEKPILRFSNVFHASQIDGIPEWDGREISWNPDERAEAILENSGASITHDQRDRAFYRPSSDEIHLPPHAAFDSPDKYYSTALHELGHWTGHESRLDREFGPFGSEFYAKEELRAEIASWMTSSELGISHNPEQHASYVKSWVKVLKEDPYEIVRACQSAEKIKDYTLGFEKERGKEATKEQGMSVSAPDKAKLEQRESKYGVPENGKTWLKVPFSEKNQAKQLGAKWDQTQKMWFAPEGEDVQKFAAWLPENKAAAQQKEKPQEPRLATEKTYLNVPYQEKGQAKKLGARWDKSEKLWFAPTGTDLNTLANWLPKEKVNAPQTNAVQEFAKALQEAGLDLQGQQPIMDGTLQRVPVIDGKPNSRDGAYKGFLDARPAGFIQNHKTGLKMNWKADGLELTAEEKSQIKAQAAQKRIEREKALAEQREKASKRSFAKWTNAKWATQQQEYLTKKGVPAYGVKVNERGDLLVPGHDVRGHIHTLQTIAPEGKLFEKGGLKAGMFHAIDPDSKFNGSGKIIIAEGYATAASVHMATNEPTIVAFDASNLEPVAKALKESYPQCQIVIAGDNDHHLNNNVGVEKAEKAARAVGGTTIVPKFTEAERGQGLSDFNDLHQSSGLGEVKKQLSRLFKQQNKVAKKQQTAKAMAM from the coding sequence ATGGCAAAAGCTAAGACACCATATTATCAGCGGTTTGCCGAAGAAATCATCGATAAACTGGAAAAAGGAACCGCGCCCTGGCAAAGGCCATGGAAAGCTGGTGAATTCCAGCCGGCTTTCAACCCTGTCTCCGGAGCAGTCTATCGTGGAATCAACCAGGTCATGCTCAGTTCAGACGGACTGAATGATCCTAGATTCATGTCCTACAAACAGGCTGAATCAAAAGGCTGGCAGGTTCGTAAGGGCTCAAAGTCTCAGACCATAGTCTTTTGGCAGATGTCTCAAGTCAGTGTTGAGAAGGACGAAGACGGCAAGCCGGAACGGGATGAAGATGGCAACGTAAAGGCTGAACGAATCCAACTTGAAAAGCCGATCCTGCGTTTCTCCAATGTCTTCCACGCCAGCCAGATTGACGGGATTCCTGAATGGGATGGCCGGGAGATATCTTGGAATCCGGATGAACGAGCTGAAGCCATTCTGGAGAATTCCGGCGCAAGCATCACCCATGATCAACGCGACCGGGCATTCTACAGACCTTCTTCTGATGAAATCCATCTTCCCCCGCACGCGGCCTTTGACAGTCCCGACAAATACTACAGCACCGCCCTGCACGAACTGGGACATTGGACCGGCCATGAATCACGGCTTGACCGTGAATTCGGTCCTTTCGGCTCGGAGTTCTACGCCAAGGAAGAACTGCGCGCGGAAATAGCAAGCTGGATGACCAGTTCAGAACTCGGCATCAGCCATAATCCGGAACAACATGCCAGTTACGTGAAAAGCTGGGTCAAAGTTCTGAAGGAAGATCCTTATGAGATCGTCCGGGCCTGCCAGAGTGCTGAAAAGATCAAGGATTACACTCTAGGATTTGAGAAAGAACGCGGCAAGGAAGCAACCAAGGAGCAAGGCATGTCAGTTTCTGCCCCGGACAAGGCAAAGCTGGAACAGCGCGAATCAAAATATGGAGTTCCGGAGAACGGCAAGACATGGCTCAAAGTACCCTTCTCTGAGAAGAATCAAGCAAAGCAGCTCGGAGCCAAATGGGACCAGACTCAAAAAATGTGGTTCGCCCCTGAAGGAGAAGACGTTCAAAAATTCGCTGCATGGCTACCGGAGAACAAAGCCGCAGCGCAGCAAAAAGAAAAGCCTCAGGAACCCCGTCTTGCCACAGAAAAGACCTATCTCAATGTTCCCTATCAGGAAAAAGGACAGGCCAAGAAGCTCGGCGCACGCTGGGATAAATCCGAGAAGTTGTGGTTTGCTCCCACCGGAACAGACCTCAACACCTTAGCCAATTGGCTTCCCAAGGAAAAGGTCAATGCTCCGCAGACAAATGCTGTTCAGGAATTTGCCAAAGCCTTGCAGGAAGCCGGACTTGATCTTCAGGGCCAGCAGCCAATCATGGACGGAACACTACAGCGCGTGCCAGTCATCGATGGCAAACCCAATTCAAGAGACGGTGCATACAAAGGATTCCTTGATGCCCGCCCTGCAGGATTCATCCAGAATCATAAGACTGGCTTGAAAATGAACTGGAAGGCTGATGGCCTTGAACTTACCGCTGAAGAAAAGTCTCAAATCAAGGCACAGGCTGCACAGAAGAGGATCGAACGAGAGAAAGCCCTCGCCGAGCAGCGCGAAAAGGCTTCAAAACGTTCTTTTGCCAAGTGGACCAACGCCAAGTGGGCCACCCAGCAGCAGGAATACCTCACTAAAAAAGGTGTTCCGGCCTACGGGGTCAAGGTCAACGAGCGCGGGGATCTGCTTGTACCTGGTCATGACGTACGCGGTCATATCCACACGCTTCAAACCATAGCTCCGGAAGGCAAACTCTTTGAGAAAGGAGGCCTTAAGGCAGGTATGTTCCACGCAATTGATCCTGACAGCAAATTCAACGGTAGTGGAAAAATTATTATCGCTGAAGGATACGCCACTGCTGCAAGCGTGCATATGGCCACTAATGAGCCAACAATTGTGGCTTTTGATGCTTCAAATCTTGAGCCAGTAGCTAAAGCCCTGAAAGAAAGCTACCCGCAATGCCAGATTGTGATCGCAGGCGACAACGACCATCACCTGAATAACAATGTAGGTGTCGAAAAAGCCGAAAAAGCAGCTAGAGCTGTCGGTGGAACAACCATTGTTCCCAAGTTTACCGAAGCGGAACGAGGACAAGGTCTCAGCGACTTCAATGACCTGCATCAATCCAGTGGGCTTGGAGAGGTGAAGAAGCAGCTTTCCAGACTTTTTAAACAACAGAATAAAGTTGCTAAGAAGCAACAGACAGCTAAGGCTATGGCAATGTAA
- the traF gene encoding conjugative transfer signal peptidase TraF, whose amino-acid sequence MKNMLLILFFLHALGIVFLLHELGFRFNFTDSMPHGIYQIVPGKPERGDLITFSLAEENPYFQISLERHYLGLNGNRPLLKKLAGLPGDSIKISAEGVCINSKLLPHTQARSSDRYGRQLPIFLKSTVIPSAKGLALSTYTENSFDGRYFGLVNMDQVRRVIPVLTFKFGG is encoded by the coding sequence ATGAAAAATATGCTGCTGATCCTGTTCTTTCTCCATGCGCTGGGAATCGTCTTCTTGCTGCATGAATTGGGCTTTCGCTTCAACTTCACCGATTCCATGCCCCATGGAATTTACCAGATTGTCCCCGGCAAGCCTGAGCGAGGCGACCTGATCACCTTCAGTCTTGCTGAAGAAAATCCCTATTTCCAAATTTCCCTTGAGCGGCACTATCTGGGCCTGAACGGTAACAGACCGCTGCTCAAGAAATTAGCCGGCCTTCCCGGAGATTCCATTAAGATATCCGCTGAAGGAGTCTGCATTAATTCCAAGCTGCTTCCACACACACAAGCGAGATCCAGCGATCGCTACGGCCGCCAACTTCCAATTTTCCTGAAATCCACTGTTATCCCCTCTGCCAAAGGTCTGGCCCTGTCCACCTACACCGAAAACAGCTTTGATGGCCGTTACTTCGGGCTGGTGAATATGGATCAGGTGCGGAGGGTCATACCTGTTTTAACCTTTAAATTCGGAGGATAG
- a CDS encoding HlyD family efflux transporter periplasmic adaptor subunit, producing the protein MSNEQHPAMILHQLSTELLAAENLKQLYFRLLNRSISLCPYKRAVLFKVDGKRANFLAVSGKSGVDAYSEMVEKWESLASSLSGKDKPQLLNEGVFSDQEAQNWKFISDHTNGLSVYWLPIKPWGKTKYVLWFERWEQEEWTERDLQLLSLVGVSAKAAFERLEPETLCRRIRGKFFSWRRFLVATVVLLAVLLSWRVPLRVVAPCEIIPEDPFIVTAPLSGVVSEVLVESGDQVKAGSLLFDYDPRVVMQELKIAQQQVKTLQRTLMNTELKALDSSKAKAELSILECQLEQERIRLKVSEYRASLLDVRAEVNGSIIVDNPDEWRGRPVEVGQKVLMVVDPQNINLRIWLPEADNVNFSNSTEVKVLLNAFPDDSLHARIKYVAQSVSVSPEGVPSIMAEGAFDGQANIGEGKLRMGLKGSAVLYGEKVSVAYWLLRKPWASARRIMGI; encoded by the coding sequence ATGAGTAATGAACAGCACCCGGCAATGATCTTGCACCAGCTTTCCACGGAATTGCTGGCTGCGGAAAACCTGAAGCAACTTTATTTTCGACTGCTAAACCGTTCTATTTCGCTTTGTCCTTATAAACGGGCCGTGCTGTTCAAGGTTGATGGGAAGCGCGCAAACTTTTTGGCTGTATCCGGTAAATCCGGAGTGGATGCTTATTCCGAAATGGTCGAAAAATGGGAATCTTTAGCCTCGTCACTTTCTGGCAAAGATAAACCGCAATTGCTGAACGAAGGCGTATTTTCCGATCAAGAAGCGCAGAATTGGAAATTTATCAGCGACCATACCAACGGTCTTTCCGTATATTGGCTACCGATCAAACCGTGGGGAAAGACAAAATATGTCCTCTGGTTTGAACGCTGGGAACAGGAAGAGTGGACTGAACGGGATTTACAATTGCTCAGTCTCGTTGGTGTCAGCGCAAAGGCTGCTTTTGAAAGGCTGGAACCGGAAACATTGTGCCGTCGCATAAGAGGGAAGTTTTTCAGCTGGCGACGTTTTTTGGTTGCAACTGTTGTGTTGCTTGCAGTGCTGCTCTCATGGCGGGTTCCGCTTCGAGTAGTTGCCCCGTGTGAGATTATCCCAGAAGATCCTTTTATTGTTACCGCGCCTCTTTCCGGTGTTGTCTCCGAGGTTCTGGTTGAGTCCGGTGATCAGGTTAAAGCAGGCAGTTTACTTTTTGATTACGATCCCCGTGTGGTTATGCAAGAGTTGAAAATAGCTCAGCAGCAAGTAAAAACCCTGCAGCGAACTTTAATGAATACTGAACTTAAGGCTCTTGACAGCTCAAAAGCAAAGGCTGAGTTGTCAATTTTAGAGTGCCAACTAGAGCAGGAACGGATCAGACTAAAGGTATCAGAGTATAGAGCCTCTTTGTTGGATGTCCGGGCCGAGGTTAACGGTTCGATCATCGTGGATAACCCTGATGAATGGCGTGGCCGACCGGTTGAAGTTGGTCAGAAGGTGCTCATGGTGGTTGATCCGCAGAATATAAACTTGCGTATCTGGCTTCCGGAAGCGGATAACGTTAATTTCAGCAACAGCACTGAAGTTAAAGTACTTTTGAACGCATTTCCTGATGATTCATTGCATGCGCGGATTAAATACGTGGCCCAGAGTGTTTCCGTAAGCCCGGAAGGTGTTCCCTCGATAATGGCCGAAGGAGCCTTTGATGGCCAAGCCAATATCGGAGAAGGAAAGCTTAGGATGGGGTTGAAGGGATCTGCTGTGCTCTATGGCGAAAAGGTTTCTGTTGCCTACTGGTTGCTGCGTAAACCATGGGCATCAGCTCGAAGAATAATGGGAATTTAA